Proteins found in one Desulforegula conservatrix Mb1Pa genomic segment:
- a CDS encoding restriction endonuclease subunit S gives MNFDLLTIEDLGILERGRSRHRPRDDKSLYGGIYPFIQTGDVKHAPFYISSYSQTYNEKGLAQSKLWGKGTLCITIAANIADTAFLGFNACFPDSILGFTPYKTKSDAKFIKYCFDVYKTTLEAISKGTTQDNLSLEKIKKVRFKIPALHIQRKIAAVLSAYDDLIENNNRRIAILEKMAEELYREWFVRLRFPGHEKVKIVKGVPEGWEVKKLKDILELAYGKALKDEHRMVGNAPVYGSSGIVGYHNKALVKGPGIVVGRKGNVGSVIWVNLDFYPIDTTYYVKSEYPLEYLYYLIQSMNFINNDAAVPGLNREQAYANKFYFPDSSLIDNFVRSIKPLFRQKDIFKQKNESLSITRDRLLARLMSGKIDLEKLDIHFPQSMLEETAGEPGETPDTIPSQNKNADTRR, from the coding sequence ATGAATTTTGATTTACTAACAATTGAAGATTTAGGCATTCTTGAGCGTGGACGTTCTCGGCATAGGCCCAGAGACGATAAATCTTTGTATGGTGGTATTTATCCTTTTATTCAAACTGGGGATGTCAAACATGCCCCTTTTTATATTTCTTCATACTCGCAGACTTACAATGAAAAAGGTCTTGCTCAAAGTAAATTATGGGGAAAAGGAACTCTCTGTATCACAATTGCTGCAAATATTGCTGATACGGCTTTTTTAGGATTTAATGCTTGTTTTCCTGATAGTATTCTCGGTTTTACTCCATATAAGACTAAATCAGATGCAAAATTTATTAAATACTGTTTTGATGTCTACAAAACAACACTGGAAGCTATTTCAAAAGGAACGACACAAGACAATCTGAGTCTGGAAAAAATAAAAAAAGTTAGATTTAAAATCCCAGCCCTCCATATCCAACGTAAAATTGCCGCCGTCCTTTCAGCCTACGACGACCTGATTGAAAACAACAACCGCCGGATTGCCATTCTGGAAAAAATGGCAGAAGAGCTTTATCGTGAATGGTTTGTCCGCCTCCGTTTTCCCGGACATGAAAAAGTAAAGATTGTCAAGGGTGTGCCGGAAGGCTGGGAGGTAAAAAAATTAAAAGATATCTTAGAACTTGCTTATGGCAAGGCATTAAAAGATGAACATCGGATGGTTGGTAATGCTCCTGTCTACGGTTCAAGCGGTATTGTTGGATATCATAATAAAGCTTTGGTAAAAGGCCCTGGAATTGTGGTGGGGAGAAAAGGCAATGTGGGGAGTGTTATTTGGGTAAATTTAGATTTTTATCCTATTGATACAACATATTATGTAAAATCAGAATATCCTTTAGAATATCTTTATTACCTTATTCAGAGTATGAATTTTATAAATAATGACGCCGCCGTTCCAGGATTAAACAGGGAACAAGCATATGCGAATAAATTTTATTTCCCTGATTCATCATTGATAGATAATTTTGTTAGATCTATAAAGCCACTCTTTCGACAAAAAGACATTTTTAAACAAAAGAATGAATCATTGTCCATCACCCGCGACCGCCTCCTCGCCCGTTTGATGTCCGGCAAGATAGATCTGGAAAAGCTGGACATACACTTTCCACAATCAATGCTTGAAGAAACGGCTGGCGAGCCTGGCGAAACGCCTGATACCATACCGTCCCAAAACAAAAACGCTGACACAAGGAGATAA